The genomic interval tttgtttttattgttctagTGAGGTACAGGGTTGTCTGTTGTTGTCTGTttgacaaataaaatataataagatgaagcaaattGAAGTTGAACATGGCAACCCAACAGGAGAAatagagtcccaagagcaggcacaagagtcagagacccactgtTCTCACAGTCAGGAGTCCCATACAATTCTAAGCAGGCCCCCTGCTTGCTGctcccagtctctgtgagctcttatGTGAGGTTCCTTGCTCAGCTGATTCCGTTCTCCTAGTGtcctctatgccctctggttcctacactctttcctcctcctcttccaagaACACAAGTTTAAAGCATCTCAGTAAGAACCAgctctagccgggcagtggtggcacacatctttaatcccagcacttgggaggcagaggcaggcagatttgtgagttcgaggccagcctggtctacagagtgagttccaggacaacgaggctacacagagaaaccctgtcttgaaaaacaagaacaacaacaaagaactagCTCTTGCCTGCAAGGTCTAATTCATTTAGACAAAGAGAAGTGTCCTGGGTTTGCATCCCAGATACAGGTACCTTTAAGGGGCCTAACAATCCATGTCTTCATGTGGAGCCTCTAAGAGGTGAGACCCCACCTTGGCCTTGCCATAATACCTAATACCTGACACACAACCCTGCTTCACCTCAAACCTATCAAAATACCACCATTCCATCTAAATTTCACAAAAACATCTCCCTTCTCCCAAATCGTGCCATGACCGCCCCTTGCCTGTGGACATATCTGGCATCCCTCTGTTAGGAAGATGCTCTCCCTTTAATGACCAGCTAACCAGTGTTCTgctctctgcaggcactgcactcacatatgtacacatacatatgcaggcTAACtagccatatacataaaaataagtaataaggAGATGGAGGCACCCAGTTTCATTTCATTACCAAGGCTGGTTTCCTTGTCTGAGCAGACACCGTGAAACAAATTTACACACTCAGAAGGCTGTGATGTTTCTGGGTGATACAATATCACAGGACCACTGCTGAACTTGCAGTCCATCACAGGCTGAAACACCATTATAGAATACACAATGTGTTTCTTCTATTGTCTGTTCCTGTCTGTCTTGCCTAcgagttttataattttaagaatctggtcttatttatattttctttatatcagCTTGTATCATTTTCTTAGCTGTCTCTCGGGGCGGTAACCGAGCCTATGTAACAGACCACAGTGTGCACGAAACTCCCAACTCTATAGACCTCATGCTCATTCAGGTGACCTGGCTCTTCCCGCATTCTAGATATAATTTTCCTAAGTGACAATTCGGATAAAACTATAAGTGTTTGCTTCCACTGTaaactatgattttaaaatacttcAGGATCACAGCAGCCAAACAGTTGTCCATGTCTCCCGGTTTTTAACCATCCCAGTATCGTCTTCCCCCATGAAGCTCCACACTTCGTCTACTGTCATTTCCCTCTGATTCAGAGAATTTCCTCTAGCCATCCTTTAAGGTTGGCCTTTTCAAGACATACAGCTCACCACTCacaggtttggtttttcttttttctgtactGCTTCTCTATGGTTTACATGTTCCAACTGAGAAGGCCGCTGTCAGCCAAGCCAGGGTTCGCTATGAGTAGGGCATTGATCTCCTCACACGCTCGTTTAGTTTCATTGTGATGCATCTTGGCACAGTGTTAGCTGTTTTGTTCAGTAAATAGCAGTTGTTGGTTTGCTGTTTGTTGacattgtttgttttgcttttgttttacagGTGATCACTCTACAGCCCTGGTTGCTCTGGTACTTACTATAtggactaggctagccttgaacttagagcaaTCTTGATCCTCCTggttcagcctcctgagtgctggtagtACAAGTACCCACTAtggccaggtgatggtggcatgcgcctttagtcccagcacttgggaggcagaggcaagtggatttctgagaccagtctggtctacagagtgagttccaggacagccaggatgatacagagaaaccctgtctcgaaaaaaacaaacaaacaaacaaacaaaaaacaagtaccCACCATGAAGCCTGGTCATGTTTTATTCTtgatctttttatcttttgtcaAATTtagaatattctatttttttttttttgagcacaCTACTGGTCATACCTGCTTCTCTTTTCCATTGGAGTCCTGATGGGAGGGATGCCAGTCCCCCTAGGACTCTACTTATGCATGCAAATGAGCTATACAAATATGCAGGCAAATTAGCCTGCACATGAAAGCAAGCAATGTTTCACTGCcttttatactttatttctatatttattgtatgtgtgtgcacacatgcatggcacACTGGGTGGAGTGggcaggaactggttctctccttccacactataggttctgaggattgaacttgggccatcaggcttggcatcaagcacctttacctgctgccATCCACAGCCTGCCCCCATTCatttaaaagtgtattttctCTATATTCCATTTCTACTAAGGAAATGATATTGATCTGCCCTCCGGGCTGCTGACTTTGTCTTCTGTCAAGATTCTGAGCCCATCcagtgagtttttaaaatttgaacatggatttttttctatGCTATAATTTCTGTCTTATTGTTAATTAGGACAGGATCTCTCGCTGAATGGATTCAGCTAACCTGGTTGGCCAACCTGTCTCTGTGCCTCCCAGCACCAACCATCAAAGGCTTCATTGCTATCCCCAGGCTGTCCTACATGGTTCTGAGGATCTGAGCTCATCCCCTCACGcctgtgcagcaagtgctttgccaGGAGGGCCCTCCCCCAGGCCCTGCATGTTTATAGCTTATTTTCTGCCAACCTTCTGTGTTTGATGATAATTTACAGAAGCTTATTAAACAACTTCACCATGATTGTTTAAGAGCCCCCGTCAGTCATCCCTgatgtcttgttttatttatctatatttacCTGATTCAGCTTGTTGCCTTTTCTTGTGCTTAGTACAGTTTACTGACACATATGGGAAGCTTTGGCCAACTACAAAGGCCTTTGGAGTTGTCCCAAACCACAACATTGTCACATCTTACAATAACTGTAAGGCCCAGGAACTCCCTAAACAATCATTCATCCCAAGGATTCCCAGAACTCATTAAAGTCTATTGTACATTTGGTTATGGTTCAAATTCAAAAGTGCCCATTATGCTCTCTCCCGATATCACATCACTCTCTCAATATCAATGTACAGGTCTTATCAATCAAGAAAGATTTCCCAAGTCTTGGTGCTCAGTGTTTATATTGGAGTTACATTAGGTAGGCATAACTGATCAATTACCTACACAGTTAACCTCAGCCTTCAAGTCAACTGACAACGGTGGCCCAAGTCCCTTCCTTAAATAGTAATGTTGATCTTTCTGGCATAGTCACTGCCTTAAGACTTTTGGATGTGGTCAGCCTAACCCTAAGGAAAGGTCTTAGTTGGAGGTAAGATATAGATTATCTTCCAGATGCTAAGAGCAAAAGTCAGACCTTCCTTTGAGCAAAGCTAAATTCCTTTTCACAATCACGTTACTTAACATTTGATGGAGTTCTGGATGTTTCGATGTCATAagagtatcttagttagggttttactgctgtgaacaaacaccatgacccaaggacaacatttaattggggttggcttacaagttcagacgttcagtccattatcatcaaggtgggaacatggcagcagctaggcaggcatggtgcaggaggagctgagagttctacctcttcatctgaaggctgctaggagaagactgacttccagggtcttaaaggccacacccacagtgacacacctactccaacaaggccacacctcctagtagtgccactccctgggccacgcCTATATAACCATCACAAAGACTCCCAGTCTCATTTAAGTTTTTTTCAACTGGACAGCTCCCTATTGAGGTAAAGCTCAGTGACCACTTGGTCTGGAAGTTCAGCTCCCCACTGTGCCTCACAGGCGCTTCCACTGCTATGGTGAGGTGCTGACCCACCTACCCTAATCACACACTAGCTAGGTAGAAGTTCGGCTTCAGTAAAAGCTGTCATGGCTCTCAGTGTTCCGATCTCTCTGAGGAGGGAGGTTAAGATCAGCTCTCCACTGAGCCCCATTGTACCagaggactgggggtgggggatagggaGACAACAGGCTGATTGACAAGCAGCCTCACATCTCATCCCTTGTTAGTAACTGAAAGCGATAGAGATCCAGCTTAGTGCGGAACCACTAATACCTCATAGGAAGATTGTGAGCAGGACACGTACTTCTGTGGAATGGAAGAGTTAAAACCACGGTTCCAGGGGGCTTAAGGCATGGCTTTTCCATTGGTGTTTGACTAGAGTCAAGCGGGTATTGTCAAAAGAACATTTTGTTACCAGGCcttgtttgttctgtttctgaGGTAACTCAAGGGTTTTCTAGCTTGACACTGCCAGAACTCTGCTTTGCAATGACTCATTTGATTTCTGTTAATTTGCATACTTACATAAGTGCACAAACTTTGGAGAATTGGATCCTTTTCAGACCCCTCTAGAGTGCTGAAGGAACAGAGTGACATCTCAGGAGATGTATTTCCAGGGTGAGATATGATGCATTTAGGTATGCTAGATGCTAGATAATGATGGCATTTCTGTGAAAATGGAAAAGACTGACCTTTGAGCCTTccctagagcagcagttctcaactggGCTACACGCCAGATTTAATTGGGGGCTTCTGATATCATGCCAAGGTAACTGCTCCACCCCAAAACATTCTGATTTTGTTCAGGGTAAACTTGGGCACTCCCCAGGGGAGTGTAACATGCCGCCAGGTTCGAGACTCTTAGCAAATACCTATAAGATCTACCAGAAGCACGCAGAGCACCTGCTTCAGGCCAAGTTTGCTGAGATGGACAAGTGAGGTGGCTGTCTTTCCTACAGAGGCAGTGCAGATGACAAAAGCCAAGGCAGACATACCCATGGTCACAGCAGTGTAGAGAGGTAGGTGGCAGAAGCCTCTTGTCTGGTGTCCTAGTTAGGAATACTTTTGCTATTACcacgaccaaagcaacttgggaaagaaaaagtttatttgccttacacttcCTCATTACTGTTtagtcactgaaggaagtcagaacaagatctcaaacagggcaggaacctgaaggcaggagctggtgcagaggtcaaggaggaatgctgcttactggcttactcctatgacttgctcagcctgctttcttgtagaacccaggaccaccagcctaggggtggAACTATCCCCAATGGACTGCATCCAGctacatcaattactaattaagctTATTCTTATAGAGAAATTTCTAACTGAGATTCTACCAGCCTCAATTTTCTGGGTCCTCCAAAGGGCCCAGGTCACTTCTCCAACTCCACCCTCTGTGGCACACACAGATTATCTCCTATTCTCAGGCCAGCTCTACTCCGCCACTGCAGCTGTTCTTGGTGGTCTACCCATGGTATTGGTATCTCCAAAATCCTGGGATCTcttgctgcaactgggctgcacttttaCCAATAGACTCTTCTGGGCCCTCttcaacttctctgcatgaccccttTAGCCCTGCCCCTCCACCAGTggtcttccctggcctctcacagtggcaagcctcagctgctctccatggccCTTCCAATATCTTCAAAATCAGTAcctcctgggtgactcttacacattaccaagatAAGCTGCCAACAGAAGCTACAACACTGGATAACCTCTATATCCTATGATCCAGGTTATGGGCTAACCTTGAGAAAATACTTCCTAGTTTTCAGCAATCCTGGTCTCCTTTTAATTACTACTAATTCTGCAGCTTCACTGGACCAGCATCAGGTATCCCAGCAAATCAATTAGCAGTTCAGGGGGTATCTTGTTAGTTGCAGCTGATTCTTTAGCCCCAGCTCACCGGAACCACAGAATCTTATTTCAAAATAGCGAAGGGTCCCCGGTAGCCTTTAAACTTACCTCTGAAACTTCATCTGCATGTCTCTCAACACTCCTTTCTTCCAAGATCCCACAGAACAGCTCACTGAGCTTTGAACTCTCAATGGCTTCTCTTGCCcagagttccaaagtccttccacaatccttcccaaaacagtAAGATCACGTCTGTCATGGTAATACCTTACCTTACTATCCTGGTAAAAATCTCTGTCCTGATTAAGGTAACTTACTGTGGCAAAAGACCATGACTGAAGCAACTCAGGGGAGAAAGTTTATTATGCTTACACTTCAACgtcactgttcatcactaaaagaagtcaggacaggaactcaaggaaggaacctgAAAGCCGGAGCTGATGCGAGGCCACACAAAGTCCTCACTTCTCCTACTTTCTCTCACTCTACTCTCTTATGAAACTCAGGGCCACCAGCTCAGAGGTGGCACCACCTATGAGAGCTGTGCCCAcccacaccaatcactaattaagaaaacattggCCTGCCTAcaagcccaatcttatggaggcattttcttgacaggggtcctcttagatgactttagcttgtgtcaagctgacagaaaaCCAACCCGCATACCTCGGCACATCCACGAGCATAGCCTGGGAGGGTAGGCAGCTAAGTGGATGAGAGGTTGAGGGAGAGTGGAGCTGCATATAGAGGAAGCCATCCTGACTCCAAAGAGTGGCATCTTGGCCACCAGCACTATTGGCTTGTCCCACTAATGTCAAATAAACTTCTGGTTTGCTTGAAATGTGGACAGTATGTGCCACACCTCCTTCTGAACAATTTAATAGAGTGTTTGTTAGAACTGCTCAGAGAACTTTTCAAATATGGGTTCCTCATTTCTTTCCCAGGTCTATTGAACCATCGGAGAGGAGGACCATTCAGGTTTGGTTCTGTTGTTCTTGtagagtttgttgttgttgttttgttgtttttgttttgtttagaattGCCTTCACAGGTGATGTTCTACTCCCCCATCTCCCAATTTAAACAAGCTGGAAGAGACAGATTTGATCGTTGTAAATAGTCCCATTATGAAGTTTCAAGTTCCTCCTGAATATTTAATGTTCAACTCTCAGCAGCTATTAAAAGCAGCCCCAGCATACATTCCAAACGGGCCCCAGCTTTACCTTAACTTCCCACTGGTTGGCCAGAAAAATGTAATAGTCAAACAGAAAACTTTTTTCGTAGagatttttaaatcttgtttgtgtgtgtgtgtggggggggggggggggtagggaggtCAGTGCCCAGGTACAGTTGCTcaccagaggcattggatccccttggGGCTctagtcacaggtggttgtgaatcaccCAACAGAGGTGTTATTAGGAGCCAAACTCAGGACCACTGTGAGAGCAGTACCTGTTgctaaccactgaactatccctCCAGTCTGCCAACAAAAAACTCTTAGTAACTTATATTGAAACcaagttgatttttaaaagatttgttttatttacatgagtataccgttgctgtcttcagacacaccaaaagatgtggttgctgagaattgaacccaagacctctggaagagtagccagtgctcttaacagctgagccatctctctagcccttaagtTGATTTCTTAAAACACTCTGTacaagctgagtgtggtggtcatacctttaatcccagcatttgagaggtagagacaggtggatctttgtgaattccaggccatccagtgctacatagtaagatagtttaaataaaactaaaactattaaaaaataaactaaaactgaccaaaattttaaaaagtatacaaataACACTTTGTGTGTACCTAGTAATATTTAGTGGGGAGAGATCAGGCAGGCTGGACAGGCAACTGCAGGTGTTGTGCCACATCCAAACAGTAGGACTTAAACACTTTGTGTCACTCATGTTTCTGGAAACCTCATGTAAGACAAGATGCTCCTTTGCTGATCTATTGGCATTAATTTTGAAGCCTAAAGTTGACTATGAAATTTCAACCCATTTTGTCTCATGTGAAaggaatattttatatactttaaaaagaggGCTTGGTAATTTACACAAGGTAGAAAATCAAGAGGACACTTTGGACACAAACAGGAGACTCCAGTTTACTAGGCAGATGAGGTGAGACAAGACTTAGCATCTTCAAGCCTCCTTGCTTATCTGTAATGTGAAGGGAGATACTTATACCATCTATCTCACAACTTGGAATAAGGAGTCTGTTCCCCTGGGTTCTGGGAAAACTCACTTCCTGGGGTACCGCCCACCTGGGAGGGCTTCAAGAGTATCTGGGAGGTACAATTCCTGCTCTCTAGACTCTCAGGGTCTAACCTCAGGGACTGATCAGAAGGGAATAAACAAGACAGTGATTGGTCTTTGCATCTGTGTATAAGACATTCTCTAAAACTTTGAACGAAATTCTTATGTAGTCGTTCTTGTGTGAAGGGAAAATTGGGGTgttgcttttaatatttcaataagAGGCCTCCCTAATCTTGGCCCCTCCGTGAACTATTACTCCAGAGGAAGGCCATTGAGGAGGACagatggaggagacagacagacagtcacgCAATTGGACCTGGCACAGGAGGTGGGATACACTAGCTTAGAGACTTGAAGGATCTGGGAGTAGCTCACACTGGTTTGATTCAGGCACCCACCAGCCGTTTTAATGAGACTCTCCTTTCAGCAGAGGGCTACTTCAAGCTGCCTTCCTTTCTGGAAACACTGCCACAGTAGTTCCACATTCACCTTGCCTCCCAGGAGAAGGTATGTCTCACATCTGGTGACTAGACTGAGTCATATTCCCTTAGGCTAAGGAGAGGGTTATCATTCTAAATTCAACTTCTTCCCGCCCGCTATCAGATCGACCAAGAACTCCAGACCAGACATGACCGTTACAGGTTAAACTTTTATGAGAAATTCTGTAAAGGTATAGAGTGGCCCCAGGAGGGGCCTCTGCTCTCCAGCTCTTGCCTCTGGGGCCCGCCCCTTAGCACTTGCTGTAAATGGCTGCACAGCCCCTCTCCTCAAACTCTTCTTTGCTGACCCAAAGCTGCTGGAAGGCTTGCAACGAGGCCAGAATGGAGCCGCCGGTCCACACTGACGTCTTCCTCTCGGGAGCAGCGGCCACTGTGGGGCTGTCCCCTGGGCAGAGGAGACTCAACTCCCTCTGGAAACGCTCAGGGAAGCCATCCAACATGGTGCAGCCACCGCACAGCAGCACGTTAGCAGCCATCTCCTCCTTGAAGCCAGTGCCCTGGCAGCGGTTCAGGCAGGTCGCGGTGAGCTCAGGAAGGCCAGGCTGGGTGCAGCCCACCAGGGAGGGTTTGAAGAGCATCTCGGAGCAGCGGAAGCGCTCCTGGCCGATGGTGATGATCTTCCCATCCGGGAGCTCGTAGTCGACATGCAGCTCTTCCAGGCCCAGGCTCATCTCCTCCTCGGGCAGCAGCGCGGCATAGCAGCACTTCTTCTTGATGTGCTCTATGATGTGCAGGTGGTCATCTGAAAACTTGTGACCTGATTCATTGAGTAGCTGCATGAGGTAGTTGGTGAGGTCGCAGCCCGCATAGTCTACACGGCTGGGCAGGCCCGGCAGCAGGTCCCCTTCAGAGATGGGCACCACATGCGACACGCCATGTCCGCTCTCCACCACCAACCCGGAGGTCTTGCCATAGGAGTAGATGGACAGCAGCGCCTGGGAGGTCACATGCATGGCAGGGATGCCGAAGGTCTCGAACATGAGCTCAGCGTACTTCTCCCGGTTGCTGGTGGGGCTGAGCGGAGGGTCGGACACCAGCACTGCATGCTCTTCAGGGTGGATCTTCATGGCGGTGTGGAAGATGTAC from Mastomys coucha isolate ucsf_1 unplaced genomic scaffold, UCSF_Mcou_1 pScaffold18, whole genome shotgun sequence carries:
- the Actl7b gene encoding actin-like protein 7B — its product is MATKNSPSPKPMGTAQGDPGEAGTLPAPEAGIRDTGSTQLKTKPKKIRKIKALVIDLGSQYCKCGYAGEPRPTYFISSTVGKRSAEMAADAGDTFKETYVGHELLNMEASLKLVNPLKHGVVVDWDCIQNIWEYIFHTAMKIHPEEHAVLVSDPPLSPTSNREKYAELMFETFGIPAMHVTSQALLSIYSYGKTSGLVVESGHGVSHVVPISEGDLLPGLPSRVDYAGCDLTNYLMQLLNESGHKFSDDHLHIIEHIKKKCCYAALLPEEEMSLGLEELHVDYELPDGKIITIGQERFRCSEMLFKPSLVGCTQPGLPELTATCLNRCQGTGFKEEMAANVLLCGGCTMLDGFPERFQRELSLLCPGDSPTVAAAPERKTSVWTGGSILASLQAFQQLWVSKEEFEERGCAAIYSKC